In Diadema setosum chromosome 2, eeDiaSeto1, whole genome shotgun sequence, the DNA window aaagtagctttagattacgcaaAGACGCAACCTCTACaaagtaaaatggcgcccccatatagATGATCGGTGCATCAAGTAGCCTTCTGCGTCGTGATTTGAGCGGACGCAAAAATGGCCCAGAACCAAACCAGAACCTTAACTCGGACCACGTGaggtcgattttttttttcttgcaagcAGTTTTCGCATGCGCAGAGcagttttttttccctttgaacgtccgtgTCGCGAAAATTCAAAACCCCCTTTTATTGAATAGATGGTAACTTCAGCTGCGAGCATTTCTATAGAAAGTGGcagaagaaaatttgaaatcttGATTGGCAGATTGCAATGCTTGAGTATCTTTTCCAATCAAAATATCCATGATCGTtagttattattatgatgacaTGCGTCGGTAAAATCTGTCTGATGAATTTGTGCATTGCAATCAATGTGTCGGTATTTTAAAGTTACTCCGGTAACTGTTGGCACTGTTCAGTGTTAACGGGGCTCATAATGACAAAGTGGATTTGACTTCACCATCTAGTATTGTTTCGTAAATCGGCGGATTTGAATGAATTAGACACTTTGGAAACGGCCCGATGATAACAACTCAGCTGCGTCTATGGGTTTAAAACATTTCACAGTAAAAGTGCAGTTCCACATCATGTTAGGGTTGACTTTGACAGTTAAGATAAATTAACACAATTAGAACAATACGGATTTCAACAAATCGGATATCAAACGCAAAGGTTACGGAATTCTTAAGTTTTAAACATAATATCTTCAGAGAATAGTGATATTGGTGCAACTCGTATGATGTGTGTAAGAAGAGGAGATGATGTCGTCACAACCGTCcaatctgttttgtttgtttgtttgtttgtttttgcaaataGTGATCAAATCATATTTTGCCCTTCAATATCATCTGATGCAACGGATAGGCCAACCCCTTATTGTTCGCAAATTCAGTAAGGTGATGACGTcagttacagttcgttatttcgaaaatccattattcagaaggttcgctattccgaaggggcATTATTGcaaaggttcgtaattccgaaaatggaataaggttcgttatcaAGAAGGTCCTTTCATCGGAAAAAAGTTTCATTCCTCAGGTTGAATCTGAAAACGAAacaaggttcgtaattccgaaggtttgttagtaCGCACATTctcttcattttcggatttacgaaccttcgaaattacgaaccttatCTAATTTTCGGAACAATGAACTTTCGTAATAACTTAACTAATTTCAATTTCGATATTACGCAcctcggaataatgccacaaaaattaatgtttggattaacgaacatctatgATATATACAGGTATGCGGATTTTGTGTATTTGGGAATAAAGAACCTTGggaacaacgaaccttatttcatttttggattgacgaaccttctgattaacgaacatcATCCGACGACGTCATCAATATGCAATGTGATGTCTATTGATATTActaattcatgattttttttttgtaatatccAATCTTATAGATTTAACTCGCGCATCAAATTCCCACCAACCCGCTCAAGCATGTGCATCAGTAATTATGCATAATGATATTGAATAAGTGAGCCCTACGAGTGTGCTGCAGTATAAAAGTCATTAGGATATGAGATAGAAACAAAATTGGGCGGTTGTaaatttctgtttctgttttgttttgttatcagGTCTGTTTATTTCagggttgttggtttttgtttttgttttgtttttgcgtcTGGGATATTTTAGGGACTGAAATCATAAAATGTCATACCAGGTCGAGAGCATTGatagaaatatatgttttgaatttCATCATGCAAATTTTGTTCAGAATCAGTGGTTTTCTGTGAATCTATCTGGAATATATATGTAATTGCAAACAATGAGTTATTTTCAGCTGCTCTATGAGGACTTGATGATACGACCAGAACTTACCGACTATCTCActaaaataattatgttcatctTAATTACGTGCTCAGATTTTGTAAATTCTTTCGTTACCACCGATTAAGATGAAAACGCTGTATCTGACCTTGAATTTCCCTGAGCTTTGCCTGGCAGTGTTTATAAATGTGTGACAAAACCAATTTTCCACgccatgtttttatacataattcagacaaataaagaaacgaatgaatgaatgacagtGCAGTTACTAATGGATCGTTTACATCAGTGCAATCTGTATTTATCCTATATGGAATCTTCCCAGATTCTAAATTTCAGCATTTAAACGGACATTCCTGTTTTATGTATACGCATATAATTGTGTTGCTGTTCCTTTCGAAGCGTCTGTAAAAGAATTCAGTAGACACgtaaataatcataacataTTCAGAGGTTCtgactgaaatatttatatcAAAGTTACAAGGTAGAGTTCTCATGACTATGACTATCCTTAAGTCATATGGAAGAAAGTAACAAGGTCATTGAATACAATCTCACCGGCCATGAACAATACTTTCAGTCACAACTTACGTGGATCTTAAGATCATGGATCGTTAATTCCCTGTGTTTCTTTTCTAGTCGGcctggacttttttttttctctctcgcaTTACTTATTACTTGTCCCCGCATTACTTTTTACTACGTCAATTAAGATACGCCATGCGGACTTGGTGCATGTTGCCATAGAAACCCAGTCACAGATAATATTATATGCCATAGATTCGAATGCATTATTGTACGGGTACATTGCTCTTATCAAGTACACTGAATCACAAGTTACGATGTaattcgaagaaaaaaaaaatataacattgaAAATAATCTGCTTAGGCGCAGAAATGCACATTGTTACGATTTTCACAGGCTACAATGAATCTATTCTGTGGTTGAACGTACTACTTCACAAAAACCATTGCAGTTGTGAAACTCGAAGCTTGCCCAAGTTTGAATAAACCGAGTTTCAAGAGTAGAAATAGAACTGAACGAAAAAGTCAGATAATAAGCTTATAAGCCATGcagaaaaccaaaaaaaaaaaaacaaaaaaacaacaaaaaaccgacaattaaaatgaattgtaatCGTTTTGTTATGTAACAAGCCGTGACGATGATGCAATATAAGTACGTGAGTCTAAATCATTATTTGTTGTGCGTAGACagctacatcaaaataataccACGTGAAGATGAGACATGTTATTCACCAGGACACAACCGGCAAGATCTGATAACCAAGAATCAAGACAGATTTCAAGAAGTACGATTTGCTTGATTAATGATCTACACTTTGCGTAACATCTGTTGGATTCAGAGTACGTCACGATGTTACAGCTTATGAAGTCATTATCACTCTGtcgaaacaaaataaaacacctAACGTTAAATATTCGATGAGCACTTACGTTCAATCAAACGACGTTTCACTGCAATAATGTGTAACATAATCTGAGTTCGAGTACTCTTATCTGCACGTATATCACATTGGAAAGTGCTTACTCCATAAACCTGCATCAGCTCGGTCAAGTTCATTGAGTTTAATTTCCTTTAAAATCTCAACTCTGACATTTCAATCTCTGACATTTTACCCCAAACATTCTATCTTTATAGTGCTTTCGCCTTTGACCTTTTcacatctgattttttttttctctccctcatcTTATTTTACCCTAGGCATTTTTTACTTCTCTTAAAGCTTACTGCGCACTAAACCAATTTGTAAATACAACGGTGAGATTGAAACACTGCAATCACGTGACATTCACAGAGTGATAATCCTTACGTTAagattgtttgtgtttgtatcagagcATCAGCCATTGGCTATGACCATGAGAGTAGTTGGGCAAAATTGTAagctgcgaaaaaaaaatatattggcCTCAAATCAGGAAGAGACAGACTGTAATTCCAAACCAAAATAAAGACATGCTGAAATGGGTAAGCACTTACAGATTAGTTCCCTTTTCAGACACTGCAAACGTTCACAAAACATCGCTAATATCAGGAACATTATTTCTTTAAGACTGCTTCAGTAGTTTTATCATCAGCTGAGACTTATTGCAATCTGCCAGAACATTTAATCGTCAAGGAACCTTGTCATCACTTTGCTGATATGTTACAATGATTTATCACACTGGCAGGTACTGATGTAATGTGGGTTAAGCAATAACTTGACAGAATATTGAACCAGATATATTTCTAAAAGTTATACAAATCTACATTATGgacactaacaaaaaaaaaacaacaacaacaacaaaaacaacaaaaacaaaaccactgTATCACATGCAAATCACATGTCGATCTATAGTCAACAACAAACCAACGACAGTCGAAGTACTCTTCAAGAGTTGATTTCTTTAATCGTTCGAAATACACCACTGAACCTCGCGCATTAAGGTGCACTACAAAAGAAATTCCCATGCGCTATCTCATGTacgtttaaagggatggtacagtattggtggagatgagatttggcttttaactttttgcgagataccaagaaaacacttatgatatagtacagagcttaccattttaagaggaattcaaagtttatttgatgaaaatcgggtttggaatgactgaaacttccaaaaacaaagtaaaacaaagcgatcgtaataaagtgtgggtcccacactttattggaatcgctcttttgtggatatctcagccatttcaaaaccaattttcatcaaataaacgttgaattcctcatagaattacatgctctttcatgtttgagaagaggtttctcattatctcaccaaaaatgttagaaacctgaaattgggtctcaaccaaaactattcgatccctttaacccattgagagcCAGCCCTCTATAGGGCTACAACATGTGAGATGATTTTTGACGCATTTTGTTCAGAGAGACCGTATGGTCAGAATACGAATTTGCTGCTACAGGTTCTTTCCTCTTTGTGATGTCATCATAACGCTGAACAAGTATAGTGCGTATATCGCCACAATATGTACAGTGACGTTTTGCACGCACGGGGATGACTGatatttctttgcatttttgttttaatatctcATCTCCAATTATCGAGCTCCAAATGTCAAATCTCATTTCTATCATAATCGTGTTGTTAATTTGAACCATACACACAAACTACAAATACCCGCAGAAGAATCGAAACTTTGGAACTTACTGTgagagcaattttttttttttctccagtatAAAGTATGTTGGGAAGCCACAGTCACTGTCTGAACACTTATCAAATTTTGCCAGACTATTATAACAATTCCAGCcatacaaattttgaaaacacaaCCATCTTCACTCTGTTTCTCTCACACATTTATATTAACCCATCGTAACGTGAAAGACCTGCTTTCACAAAGCTCGTGAGTATCTAAACGAAAGAAACACACGAGCACACTGCTACATGGCTCAGCACAGACGGACACTGCTAATACGGTGGAGGGCTAACTCGAATGTAAACGAGTCTAGTGCACTCGTTGATATGGTTGTCCGTCACGAGctcaacacccacgagtcatacagcccactagctAGACACTAACATGAACAGGGCCCACGAATTCGACATCAACTAAAATAGACCCACGAGCTATGCGATCCACGAGtaagcaaataaggcccacgagctTGATATTACGTAACGGGTATTAATCGAGCTCGTAGACCGTTTTGGCTAGTATCAagctcgtgggccttatttgcctagtgtcgagctaaTGGGCCTATTTGTATAGTGTCTAGATCACTGACCTGTTTTACTTAGTGTATAGCTAGTGGGCCTGTTTTTACCttggtgtctagctcgtgggctgtgtgactcgtgggtgtcgagctcgtCGGATGACCCCGTTGGTATACCCTCACGAATGAAAGGAATAGCTTTCAAAAGAACGAAATAATGTGTATTCATTATCATACAAGCTAGCATTAATTTACTTCTTGAGGTTGTCGTATATTCGCATGATTTCTTCAATACAGGATTTCGTTGAAGAACACATCTGGAAAGGAAATCAGTAACTTAACCGAATATTTGTCAATATTCATAGACAATCGTGTCCATACAGAAAACCTTGTTATTAAGGAGTCGACAACCAACCGGTATATTGCCAAGAAACTCGCCCAGTGTTGTGGGAGAGCAAAGCAGTGAGGCAAACGTCTGGCGTGCCATCACACTAAAACTTGTCTATCATTCATGCTGTAAACTTTGGCAGCATTGAGACAGAATACATGAAATCGACTGGATACTCTGTTGGTGAAAGGTGAACATTTGCACACATTAAACCATACTAAACCTATCACACACTGTCACTCCGTTAACATAAGATAATGAACACTACAGCCAATTTGGCTAAAATCACTTTACCAATCTTGTGCAAGGAAGAACAGCTTAACATCAACTTTTATATCAGCAGTGTGTTAAGTTGACATCACTGATCTTGCCGCCGTTGAATCATTGCTAATGTGCTATGGTATAATCATGACATACATCGACTATCAAAATTAAAtccacatttcattccagctaTTAACAAGAGTCGGTTTTGATCACGATTTCAATTCGCACCCTGGTATAAATATATTGCGCTAAAACTTTAGGCGATACTTAACGGGTTGCAGACGACATAATGTGATTGGTTGATTTTCGTCTGAATGACTTTGTCACTTGCGTAATCTGACGTACTCTGACATAGTTCGTGTCGGATAGAAGCGACATCACTGGATCGGTTTTTCTGATTGAGAAAATTAGGAGAAACAATGTTGTATCTTTGTTGAGGTCCTGTTGTAAATACAGACAATTCTATGCCCCCTTGGTTACCACCACACGTTAGATACCATTGTGACAGCCGATGGTACTACATAAGTGCGGACGACGAGAAATCCGCGCGTAACTTCATAAAACGGCTGCAGTGCGAGAAGGGCGAATATTAGCAACTCCGCTTGTGCGACTAAAAGAAACCACTCCTCAAAACTCCGTTTGATTGGCTCTTCACTTTAGTTTATACCACGGGCGCCATCTCGTGGTACAGCGTTTATAATCATTGGGACCACACCTACACTTAGTGTGAGTGTTTGATTCATCAAAGACGTTCGCAAAATAATCACTTCAAATTTCCTTTCGTATTCGATCAGACACATGTGAACTGACCGCCCAATGCGAGGCTTTATGTGATCAAATCCATCCATTTTGCTGGGACACTTTTCTGCTCCCTCAAATCAGTTGACACAATCTGCCAAACCTACCAAACCGCTTAGCAAACCGCTCCCAGGTGCTAAATAGTTAACAGGTGCCCTCCTGCGATTCACATTCGCAAGTTTGGCGATCCGCGACCACTCGTCTTTTTCAACTGACACTAACGTGATCCAATTGTATCTTTCCTCGAAACTTATCCGTAGAAAGCTCCGATGTTACCTGCATGGCTTTCTAGCGAACATTCTTTCATTCCAGGCTAAAGTTTGTTGCCATTTGTGTGGGATGTGCGACGTCTGGTGTAATTTCCGTGACAGTTTTTAACAGTTTATGTCTTTTGTCTTTGAGTTCTCAGTCTTAAATGTGATAGACAGTGCTATAATGAGTTGCGATATTAGTTCAACCACATTCCCTGGAACGTTTATCAACAGACACGCAGAGGACCAATGCACGACATTAGCCTCAGTTGTTGATGAGTTTCTGAATCTCCTCGATACGGCCAGAGACGAGGAGCCATGAGGCTTAAACATCACACGTCCGTCGTGGCTTCCAGTCTGTTTAAATGTGTCTGTTCGTCATCCGATCCTCCTGCCTTGTAATCGATTTCTGTGacaacatgaaaataataagCAATCGGAAAACAGAACGAAGCGAAATAAAACATCACATCACAATGTGGAATATCATCAAAAGCATGTAGTATTAAGCCGAAATCATTAATTGGGCACATTAGTGTGATCGACTTATTAGTGTTATCAACGTATATTTGCCCTACTTCTAACTAGAACACGAGAACAAGGACGTGTGCGCAAAATTATctttaatgtcttttttttaaacaaacccTTCCAAAGAACAAATGAAAGCATCTCCCTACGCTATCTTCATGATCTTACGCTGGAAATGAAACTTATAGATGTTATCTGCTTtcctgtctgtccgtctgtttgtttgcgGCTTTTTAGCTGAATTAGAATGATCTGGGTCAGCTCTGATGGCTACGTGGATCTTGTGCTGGATTCAGAGGGTGTGACATTATGCTGGAATTTGAAAGAAGACTCATTGGAACAGAACATGTTCTTTCATTCACTCAAAGGCCGAAATCGGCAGTAAATATTTCTACCTGAATTGCGAAAATTGACGGTGATACGTTTCACGCTGTGTTTTACCAGACATTCAGACCTAAATACCAAAAGAAGTTTGCTGCAGCTTTgatttataataatatatgtggTTGTCTGAATCTCATTATATTCCTTGATCTATGGAAATTTTGGTCTTCACTGTTAAGGTCAACTCTGAAGACAAAAATGGTTGAACATCTTACACTTAATGATAACTCAGGTATAAGAGGGAAGAGTAATTCCTATATCCTAGGCACTTGTACTTGATAGTTAAACTGTATTGGTCTATCAAATCAAAGTTTGCTGAGAAAGATTTACCCAAGGTAAGGTGAGGTCGGAGTCCTATACCTGACAATGCCGTGTTGGACGTAGGGGAGGTGGACGGGGCCGGTCGCGGCCTCAAGTCCCCGTTCGGCCGAGTCTCCGCCGACCCGCAGGCCGACCGTATCCGGCTGTTCATCACCATTGTCCCCGGCTGCTTCTTGTTCTTGTGCGGCGCCAGGACCACAATGTAGACTTTTGGCGCGAAAATACAGCCCAGAGTGACAGCTGCGCTGATGATTATGGACAGGCACAGGAGCATTTGCTGAATCTGTGGAAATACGGTTAAGAAGTCGGCGGGGAGCCAAAgcagaaaacaaaggaaaagtaATTCGGAATAGCTTAATTCAAAATTAGTGACAAGAAGTATGCAAGCAATGATACGTCCCTGAACAACACACGCATctgttgatttaaaaaaaaaaaagtgagatatGAATAAAGATTACAGCACATATCAAACGGCAAGAATGTATCATTGTCTCTGAATAAGAAGCTACAAAGGATTATAAGCTCTATCGAAATTTGTTTGCAAATTTGgataagaaaaagaatgaagctGAACTCGTTCAATCATCAGGCTGTCGGAATCATGCCATAATCATCAAGGTTGAACAGCTGCAAGAACACTCGCATACACAAATCAGTTGCCGCGAAAGCAAATTTAAGACTGATAGAATTATAACATGTATTGCACtgtataatatgataaacaCATACCGACACCTCGATAGATCAAATCCAATTAAGTAAATGAATGATAGGAATGATCCCTCCAACATGAATAATCGCAGGTGCTTTTCAGTAAAATCGGTTAACAAAGAATCCTCTTGCTATAATCACGAACATTGACTGAATAGAACCGTCTCAAAAAGATCGTGACGTTTTTTGTAATCTAGAGTAGCCGCTAAAGAATAGTATTGTTCAAAAAATTATTTGTGTACTTCAAAATCCATTTCACTCGGTTTCTTAGTGGCCTGACTACCTTTTTAATATTGAACAAAATGCACATCTTACTACATTtccatgtcattttttgttttgtttttttgttttacgCGCATGTAATGTGGGATGTGAGAACACACTCTTAAGCCTGACTCtaggtggcaaaaaaaaaagtattatttcGTCATTTCCTCCCTTTGAACCTCTGGATCCAATGCTGTAAACTAAAATTGTCAAGGTAATACACAACTCCGTGAAATTCCTTCTAACACGTTTGAATGGCAGCATGGTGAAGCCCCTAAAATTTCGGCTCGTCATgaccgttgttgttgttttttccgcTAATATTTTCAGATAATTCACGCATCGGTGTTTATCAGTTGACCACATCTAGCAGAGAAGTAAATCTTTATGAAAGCTAAGAACAGATGGACAGAGGAAATTTGGTGTATCACGTTGCAAGTTTGCAAACAGCGTGTAACCACATAACCACATGGTGAGAACCTGGATGAAATGAATACGTCTCTTCTCTTATTATTTACCACGAGAAAAGTGTGAGACATATCGGCTGCTGGGAGCTCCTTACCTTGTAGTCTGTTGCTGAAGTACCAAGATAAATGGGAATAAAGGCTGACCACATGATACAGGTCGTGTACATGGAAAACGCGATAAATTTGGCTTCGTTAAAGTTCTCTGGCATTTTCCGAGTCTTAAAGGCATAAAGAGTGCATAAAACTACTAGGAGCATTGCATATGCTAACGACACGACAGTCGCAAGGTCCGTCACGCTACAGTCTAGTATGACTTTGTCCCACGAGGGGTAGTGTTTCTCTGTGTGTGGTGGCACTAGCGCTAACCACACCACCACAGCTATCACCTGCACAGACACGAGGAGTGAGCAGATGACCAGCTGCGACCGGGGACTCGTGTATTGCGGCCTCTTTACCGACCGTTTACCGCTGTTGAATATTCTGTACACCCGATTAGTTTTCGTGAAGAGAGCGGAATACGAGATGACCACGGAAAGACCCAGGGTGATGCGGCGGAGGCAGCAGGTAAATGTCGACGGCTGAGAGATGATGACAAAGGGCGTGGCGAACGTCAGCAGGATCCCGACGAGGAGCACGTAACTCAACTCGCGTCCGGACGCACGGATCACTGGGGTGTCGTTGTAGTAGACGAAGACGGAGATTACGAATAGCGTGGAGAACGATCCCATGATCGACAGGATGATAGGTACGATGGCCCAAGCTGATGACCAGTGGAGGAACTCGATCTCGATGATATCACATCCGCTTCGGTTTGCATTTGGCTTGCTTCCCAGCGAGCAATTCCTACATGTGTATTCATCCTGGAGGTACTGCAGCTGATCACATTTAGCACACACCCAACAGCACTCGTCTCCTTCCCGCTTCTTCCGCACGTAGCCTTGTTCACAGGCTAAAGAACACACCGAAGGCGGGATGGTGTTGCTGGTTACCTTGTCTCCCCAGTTAAAACGGCTGGTGTTTAGACTGAGCCGCCCATTCTGCCACGATCCAATAGGTACATACTTGTACTGAGAGTCGAACCTCTGGTACTGGAAGAGGTCGTAGCTTCCGGGTCGGTCGCCATCTTTGTTGAAACGCACTCCTCCGCTGCTTCCTATGATAAATGAAGTGACAATGAGTACAGGTAAAAGTAATGACGCTACACAAAGGTAGCAAGGTACTACTACACACCGAAAATGATAATACTTAAACTAAAATTTAGTTCACTATCTATACGTCTTTGCAACAAGAACCCTTTGAAGGTCGTGGTTGATTAGCTTGTGTGAATGGTTGACGGAAGAAAGAGAATCTTATTGAGAGAACATGTACTGCGGTCTCACCGATTGTTCCGAAATAAATCTTTATCGTATTATTAAATGCATAATATGACACCGTTGTAAGAGGCAGGAGACAAATTGATATGATTAACACTATAGATGACATGCACAAGGGAAAAACTGATAAGAGTAgataaaaaagtgatattggTAATTTTCTGCATTACCACAATGATGTGACCCTCGTCGACCCTTCACTCAGACTGATCACACTCTCTATTCATGAATCTTAATGCTCCATGAAAACTTCGCCATAGCAATAGCTCTTGGCTTTTACCTCTCTTCAATATCAGAATTGAAATGCAAAGTTGAGTGTCAACAAcctcctctctcctttttttttctcattacgtctatctgtctctgtctctctcttctctctctctctctctctttctatctattctCTAGCTTTTACAACAATTCTTTCTCCCTTTTCCGTTGCCTCCCTGCCCCTCACTCTTCTCTGACAGCCCTTACTTAATCCTCCTATCACAAATCGCAATCTATTTGGTGAGCATTGTAGTCAGGATAAGCGGACGAGACAGCCTCAGATTTGAATTCATGCTTTCAAATAACCCTTATCCCGAACAATTTTCATACAAATGTTTCttcgaaaagaaaagaaaagccgTGACAGTTACTCCGTCTTCTTCAACCACCAAATTAGTTAccagtatttttgtttttgtcagatTCGTTTATTTGTCTGATGGAAATTTGGGACATAGGAAGTTTTCCAAAAAGGAAAAACTACAAGGGAGTCCGGATTTGGCAGTTTCTTGAAACACCTGCCCTTTTCGGTTACATTCTTCAAAGTGCTAATCAGCCATTATACTATATTCATTTTTCCCTTTTAAGATGTCTTATCGAAGGTGCTTTGATAGCCAAGATGCCATCAGCCTCCTCCCGAAAGAAAACTTTAAGAAAGAATAAGGTCAACCTCAATCGTTGGTATCAAATCAAACAGCCATTAGAAtaactttgaaataaaaaaaaaaaaaatgggctaCCTGCATGCCCACCCTTATCATTGTGCATCTCTCCTTGAAATACCTGCAAAATCAACGTTACAGCTACAATGAAGACCAGCTATAGGTTTAACAGTAGATTAAAATGTACATACGTTTGACTAGATAGCCATGTACATCCTCACATGATATTAATGTTTGTAATATCGTCAACCCTCCCTGTTTATGACAAGTTAAGTTAGTTTAAGGGATGGtttagtattggttgaggtgaggattcagcctttaactttttgcgaaatacTTAGAactcacttcatgaaatgttagaGAGCATAcacttctaagaggaatttgaagtttattgttgaaaatcggtttttgaaatagctgagatagcAAAAAACAAGGCGATCCTATGAAAACgtgggtcccaacttttattaggatagttttgttttggatatctcagccatttgaaaaccagttttcatcaaataaactttgaatcttTGAACTCCTATCAGGATTGTtattatgttctttcatatttgatgagagatttctcattatcaaaaaaaaaaatcatcaaaaacgATGGAAACCTGAAGCCGCATCTCAACCCTAACTGTCCCAGCCCTTTAAagtgcaaaaacaaatattcattttatatCCTACTTTCGTCAACATAATTTGCTAGGGAGATGGGTATATCAGCATGAGGGATTATGATATGATGACATACATTATAATCAATTGAACAAGAAATCGAAAATTCGCATGGTTACTGTAACTGAAATATCCTAGTAAAAGAAGCAGTCCTCCCAGGCACTCCCGAGTGAACAAACTGAAGTTGCAATGTTGTTGAAGGTGTAAATGCCACGTGGAATGAGTAGACAATCACACGTGTAACGTATCTCGAAAATTACGAGTGCATGATATCTTCGAGCGTTACTCCTGCAAGAGCGCGATT includes these proteins:
- the LOC140246074 gene encoding metabotropic glutamate receptor 8-like, with the translated sequence MVYALQKINADPKLLPGIDLGAVILDTCSRDTYALEQAMEFVASTTTRIDLDAFTCPNGSRPEYEPPQPTVAVVGAAASPVSSMVANILRLFKIPQVSYASTSPELSDKSRYDYFLRVVPPDTYQAQAMLDVVKALGWKYVSTIASAGNYGEKGIDAFKNLTRSTDICIAASEVIPRDPTNATFDGIVEYLIKHAPNAKGAVVFASETDVRWLLAAVRRANKTKHFVWIGSDDWGTKHNAVETQEKAAEGAITLLPARTPDAGFDNYFTSLNPHNHSTTWFHMFWERTFQCSFNFRRKREEATVPTAETVKRCSGYEQLTSEVYEQEGKVAFVIDATYAFAHALDKMQRELCNGTKGLCSALTRVDGEQYLDYLKNISFQGSSGGVRFNKDGDRPGSYDLFQYQRFDSQYKYVPIGSWQNGRLSLNTSRFNWGDKVTSNTIPPSVCSLACEQGYVRKKREGDECCWVCAKCDQLQYLQDEYTCRNCSLGSKPNANRSGCDIIEIEFLHWSSAWAIVPIILSIMGSFSTLFVISVFVYYNDTPVIRASGRELSYVLLVGILLTFATPFVIISQPSTFTCCLRRITLGLSVVISYSALFTKTNRVYRIFNSGKRSVKRPQYTSPRSQLVICSLLVSVQVIAVVVWLALVPPHTEKHYPSWDKVILDCSVTDLATVVSLAYAMLLVVLCTLYAFKTRKMPENFNEAKFIAFSMYTTCIMWSAFIPIYLGTSATDYKIQQMLLCLSIIISAAVTLGCIFAPKVYIVVLAPHKNKKQPGTMVMNSRIRSACGSAETRPNGDLRPRPAPSTSPTSNTALSEIDYKAGGSDDEQTHLNRLEATTDV